The sequence TGGGGCTCAAAAGTCGGATTTATATTAGCATCCGCTGGGTCCGCAATAGGAATTGGTGCGATTTGGAAACTGCCTTATGTGGCTGCAACTGCAGGAGGCGGCGCATTTTTCTTATTGTTTTTAGTTTTAACTTTACTCGTTGTAATGCCACTTTTAATTGCAGAATTTGTGATTGGGCGAGGTTCTGGCGGCGATGCCGTTCAAGCTTATAAAACGCTCGCGCCCGGAACAAAGTGGAATTTACTTGGAAAATTAGGCGTAGTTGGCGCAAGTATTTTATTTTCATTTTATAGTGTCGTTGGCGGTTGGATTATCACTTACTTAATTAAAACAATTGTCGGCGGGATTGCTGGCGAAAATCAAGCAAGTCTACTACATGATTTCCAAGTGACGACTGCAAATCCATGGATATCGGTTAGCGCAACGATTCTCTTTATTTTACTGAATGTCATTGTTATTAGCCGTGGCATTGTTAGTGGAATTGAAAAAATGAGTAAGTTTATGATGCCAGCTCTTTTTATATTATTTATTATTTTAATTATCAGGTCCTTAACACTACCTGGCGCGATGGAAGGTGTCGCATTTTTCTTACGCCCGGATTTTAGTCATTTTACAGCACAAACGGTTCTTATTACGCTTGGCCAGGCCTTCTTTTCACTCAGTGTGGGGATTTCGGTAATGGTTACCTATAGTTCTTATTTAAATCGTTCGACTAGTTTACCCCAGTCTGCCATTTCGGTTTCGCTCATGAATGTGTTTGTCTCGCTTCTTGCGGGATTAGCCATTTTCCCGGCAGCATTTTCGTTTAATATTACACCCGATGCGGGACCTGGATTGCTATTCGTTATTTTACCTTCCATTTTTAATCAAATGCCATTTGGGATGTTCTTCTTTATTATTTTCTTAATTTTATTCTTATTCGCCGCATTAACCTCCAGTTTCTCGATGCTTGAAGCAACGGTTGCACCACTGATGAATGCGGGAATTAATCGTAAAAAAGCAAGTCTTTGGATGGGACTCGTGATTGTTTTAATGGCTATTCCAAGTGCGCTAAGTTTTGGCGTTTGGAGTGATGTCCAGATTTTTGGACTAAGTATTTTTAATGCTGCCGATTATCTTGTGTCGAATATTATCCTGCCAGTTGGTGCTTTATTTATCGCGATTTTTGTTGGGTATCGTTTACCTCGTGAATTACTTTTAAAAGAATTTACCACAAGCAGTCATGTTGGTAAAAAGGTTTTTATTATTTGGCTCTTTCTCATTAAATATATTGCACCAATCGCGATTATCTTTGTCTTCCTTTCCGCAACTGGTTTAATCGACTTTCTGTTTTAACAAAAAAGCAATCCGCTAATTTTTTAGCGAGATTGCTTTTCTTATATTGCCATCAGGACAATACTTGTCACACAAATCAAGATTCCACTTAGGCCAATCGCCGTTCCAATTGCTCGTTTTTCTCTAACGTTAGCAAGCGTCGTGAAAATAAAACAAATAATAAAGACCCAGTGCCACAGTAATGAAAAATCAAGTCCCGTGCCAGTGGCAATCATATTAATCACAAAATAAATAACTGCAAGCGCAAGAATAGAGATGATAACAATCTGATAGGTTTTACTATTAAACTTTTTCAACATAATCCCTACAATCTTATTCTGGCTTCGTCATTCTTGAAAATACAACATCATACATATCATTACCATAATGAAGTGAACGTTTTACACGTGAAATAGTTGCTGTACTTGCCCCAGTTTCAGATTCAATCACATTATATGTTTTTCCATCATGAAGCATTTTTGCTACTTGGAAACGTTGAGCCATGGACTGTATTTCATTCACTGTACAAACATCATCAAAAAAAGCATAACATTCTTCTAAATTTTCGAGTGTTAAAATCCCTTGGAAGAATTCATCCAATCCTTGTCCACGCAACTTCTCTATTTGCATATCTTTACCTCCAAATAATCTCATATATCCTACTTTCATATTTTAACGTACCAACGCGTAAAACACAAACGTTTCTCTTCACTAAATGAACAAAAAAGTACTATCTAGGAATTTATCCTTGAGATAGTACTTTTTAATTATTCTGCTTTTGTTCCAATATCAATGCGATAAAAGAAGTTTGGATTGTCCAGTTTTTGCATTTCAGGATAAAGTAATGTGCGTGCGTCACTCATTGTTTCTGCTTCTTTTGCTAGTAGCAAGACGCGTCCACCATTAGAAATAAAATCGCCATTTTCATCTTGTTTTGTACCTGCATGATAAATCGCTACATCTTCAGCAATATCATTTAGACCGATTAATTTGTTTCCTTTTTCATAATGCTCTGGATAACCGGCGCTGGCTAAGACAACGCCTAGCGTAATCCCGGATTTTTTAAAGCGCACATCTGGTTTTTCGTTATGGAGTAAAGCGTCTATCAGTGCTGCAAAATCACTTTCTAAACGAGGCAAAACGACCTGTGTTTCCGGATCTCCAAAACGTGCGTTAAACTCAATTACTTTTGGACCTTCTGCGGTTAAGATAAGCCCTGCATAGAGAATTCCGCGGAAATAACGACCTTCTTTTACCATTCCTTTTGCGGCTGGAATAAGAATTTTTTCGACAGCTTCGTCTACTATCGTTTCAGAAATATGTGGCACCGGAGAATAAGCGCCCATTCCACCAGTATTTGGTCCTTTATCCCCTTCATAAGCACGTTTATGATCTTGCGCGATAGCCATTGGATAAACTTCTTCCCCATTTACAAACGCCATCAAGGAAAACTCTTCTCCCGCTAAAAAGTCCTCGATAACGACTTTGAGAGATGCGTCACCGAATTTTTCTTCTAGCATCATATCTTTTAATGCAAGAACCGCTTCTTCCATTTCTAATGCTACAGTGACTCCTTTTCCAGCAGCGAGTCCATCTGCTTTAATGACAATTGGCACACCGCGCTCATCCAAGTATGCCTTCGCTTCCGCATAATCGGTGAATGTTCTTGATGCTGCCGTTGGAATAGCATATTTCTCCATAAATTGTTTCGCAAAATCTTTGCTGCCTTCAATTAATGCTGCATTTGCTTTTGGACCGAATGCTTTAATTCCAGCTTCTTCGAGAGCATCGACAACCCCTTCTAAAAGAGGCACTTCAGGTCCAACAATCACAAAGGCAATTTCTGCTTTTTTAGCAAAATCAATTAAACCAGCTTTATCCGTTTCAGAAATAGCTACGAGTTGGATGTTGTCTAAACGCATTCCGTCGTTTCCGGGAGCACAGTAAACTTTTTCGACATTATTGGATTCTACTAATTTTTTACTAATAGCATGTTCTCTACCACCGCTACCAACTACTAATAAGTTCATTTATTTACACGTCCTTTTTGAGGATTAATGTTTGAAGTGTCGTACATGAGTTAGAACCATGGAAATACCATATTTGTCTGCCATCGCAATTGATTCCTTGTCTTTGATGGATCCACCAGGCTGAATAATCGCTGTAATACCCGCTTTCGCCGCAGCTTCGACTGTATCATCCATTGGGAAAAAGGCATCTGAGGCAAGTACTGCTCCTTTTGCTTTCTCGCCAGCTTGCTCTAGTGCAATTAAAGCGGAACCGATTCGATTCATTTGTCCGGCACCAATTCCAAGTGTTTGTTTATCAGATCCTACTACTATCGCATTGGATTTTACATGTTTCACAATTTTCCACTGAGCAATTAATGCTTTCATTTCCGCTTCTGTAGGTTGTTTTTCCGTTACTACTTCATAACTCGCTGTATCTTCTATAACAGAATCACTCGCTTGAATAAGAAGTCCACCATTTACAGATGTTTTCTCGAAGCCTTTTATGGAAGCGGCAAACGGAACAGTTAACAAGCGAATATTTTTCTTTTTCGCTAAAATGGCAAACGCTTCTTCAGAGAAACTTGGTGCAATAATGATTTCTAAGAAAATTTTGCTCATATGTTCAGCTGTTTTCGCATCCACTTCTTTATTTAAGGCAACAATCCCGCCAAAAATAGACGTTTCATCCGCTTCATAAGCTTTCAAATAAGCTTCTTCAATATTTTCGCCAACACCAACGCCACATGGATTCATATGTTTTACTGCAACTGCGACTGGTTCTGTAAATTCACTCGCAATTTTAAGTGCTGCATCTGCATCGCGAATATTGTTATAAGATAACTCCTTACCGTGCAACTGTTTTGCGGAACTAATGGCGTTTTCTATCGTGCTAGGTTCTGTATAAAAAGCGGCATCTTGGTGAGGATTTTCACCATAACGCAAAACTTGTTTTCGATTATAAGTAAACGTCACTTTTTCTGGGAAAGTTTCTCCAGTGATGTTCGTTAAGTATTCTGCAATTAAAGCATCATAAGCGGCTGTGTGCCGAAAAACTTTTGCAGCTAGACGTTGGCGCGTTTCAAAAGTAGTTGCACCGTGTTCTTGTAGTTCTGTAAGTACCGTATCATAATCCGCTGTATCCACTACTACCGTAACTGCTGCATAATTTTTCGCAGCAGATCGTAACATCGAAGGTCCACCAATATCAATATTTTCAATCGCTTCTTCTAAAGTAACACCAGCTTTTTGAATCGTTTCTTGGAAAGGATATAAATTTACAATGACTAAATCAATTGGCTTGATATCATGTGCGGCAATAGCTTCCATATGTTCGGCTGTATCGCGTCTTGCCAGTAACCCACCATGAATTGCTGGATGAAGTGTTTTCACGCGGCCATCAAGCATTTCTGGAAATTCAGTTACTTCTTCGATTCCTGTTACCGGTACGCCAGCTTGTTCGAATGCCGCTTTTGTTCCACCAGTCGAAATAATTTCTACTCCAAGTTCTACTAATTTTTCTGCAAATGGCACGATGCCGTTTTTATCTGACACACTAATAAGCGCTCTTTTCATGATAATTAATCGTTCCCTCCATTTTGAATTAATCCTCGAATCACTTTTGGATAAAAAATATGTTCTACTTGATGAATTTTTTCAGCTAAAGTATCTACAGTTTCCGCATGTTCAATCGGTACTTTCACTTGATCAATAATTGGTCCAGTATCCATTCCCGCATCCACAAAATGTGCGGTGACACCAGTTTCTGAAACATTCGCTTGAATCGCTTGACCAATTGCATCTTTTCCTTTGAATTCAGGTAACAACGACGGGTGCAGGTTCACAATTTGCTCAGGGAATTCCGCTAATAAGGTTGGTCCAATCAAACGCATATATCCTGCTAGCACTAACAAATCAATTTCCAACCCGCGAAGTTCTAGTAAAATTTCTGTTTCAAAAGCTTCTTTATCCGGATAATTTTTCGCTTC comes from Listeria monocytogenes and encodes:
- a CDS encoding sodium-dependent transporter; this encodes MQENREEWGSKVGFILASAGSAIGIGAIWKLPYVAATAGGGAFFLLFLVLTLLVVMPLLIAEFVIGRGSGGDAVQAYKTLAPGTKWNLLGKLGVVGASILFSFYSVVGGWIITYLIKTIVGGIAGENQASLLHDFQVTTANPWISVSATILFILLNVIVISRGIVSGIEKMSKFMMPALFILFIILIIRSLTLPGAMEGVAFFLRPDFSHFTAQTVLITLGQAFFSLSVGISVMVTYSSYLNRSTSLPQSAISVSLMNVFVSLLAGLAIFPAAFSFNITPDAGPGLLFVILPSIFNQMPFGMFFFIIFLILFLFAALTSSFSMLEATVAPLMNAGINRKKASLWMGLVIVLMAIPSALSFGVWSDVQIFGLSIFNAADYLVSNIILPVGALFIAIFVGYRLPRELLLKEFTTSSHVGKKVFIIWLFLIKYIAPIAIIFVFLSATGLIDFLF
- a CDS encoding YerC/YecD family TrpR-related protein; its protein translation is MQIEKLRGQGLDEFFQGILTLENLEECYAFFDDVCTVNEIQSMAQRFQVAKMLHDGKTYNVIESETGASTATISRVKRSLHYGNDMYDVVFSRMTKPE
- the purD gene encoding phosphoribosylamine--glycine ligase yields the protein MNLLVVGSGGREHAISKKLVESNNVEKVYCAPGNDGMRLDNIQLVAISETDKAGLIDFAKKAEIAFVIVGPEVPLLEGVVDALEEAGIKAFGPKANAALIEGSKDFAKQFMEKYAIPTAASRTFTDYAEAKAYLDERGVPIVIKADGLAAGKGVTVALEMEEAVLALKDMMLEEKFGDASLKVVIEDFLAGEEFSLMAFVNGEEVYPMAIAQDHKRAYEGDKGPNTGGMGAYSPVPHISETIVDEAVEKILIPAAKGMVKEGRYFRGILYAGLILTAEGPKVIEFNARFGDPETQVVLPRLESDFAALIDALLHNEKPDVRFKKSGITLGVVLASAGYPEHYEKGNKLIGLNDIAEDVAIYHAGTKQDENGDFISNGGRVLLLAKEAETMSDARTLLYPEMQKLDNPNFFYRIDIGTKAE
- the purH gene encoding bifunctional phosphoribosylaminoimidazolecarboxamide formyltransferase/IMP cyclohydrolase — translated: MKRALISVSDKNGIVPFAEKLVELGVEIISTGGTKAAFEQAGVPVTGIEEVTEFPEMLDGRVKTLHPAIHGGLLARRDTAEHMEAIAAHDIKPIDLVIVNLYPFQETIQKAGVTLEEAIENIDIGGPSMLRSAAKNYAAVTVVVDTADYDTVLTELQEHGATTFETRQRLAAKVFRHTAAYDALIAEYLTNITGETFPEKVTFTYNRKQVLRYGENPHQDAAFYTEPSTIENAISSAKQLHGKELSYNNIRDADAALKIASEFTEPVAVAVKHMNPCGVGVGENIEEAYLKAYEADETSIFGGIVALNKEVDAKTAEHMSKIFLEIIIAPSFSEEAFAILAKKKNIRLLTVPFAASIKGFEKTSVNGGLLIQASDSVIEDTASYEVVTEKQPTEAEMKALIAQWKIVKHVKSNAIVVGSDKQTLGIGAGQMNRIGSALIALEQAGEKAKGAVLASDAFFPMDDTVEAAAKAGITAIIQPGGSIKDKESIAMADKYGISMVLTHVRHFKH
- the purN gene encoding phosphoribosylglycinamide formyltransferase; its protein translation is MNIAIFASGNGSNFQALMDDEFIKPHVKLLVCDKPNAYVLERANKHDIPVFLFEAKNYPDKEAFETEILLELRGLEIDLLVLAGYMRLIGPTLLAEFPEQIVNLHPSLLPEFKGKDAIGQAIQANVSETGVTAHFVDAGMDTGPIIDQVKVPIEHAETVDTLAEKIHQVEHIFYPKVIRGLIQNGGND